Proteins from a single region of Aerococcus viridans:
- a CDS encoding type B 50S ribosomal protein L31, translating into MKQEIHPDYHPVVFMDTSTGYKFLSGSTVNSAETVEWEDGNTYPLIRVETSSDSHPFYTGRQKFTQADGRVDRFNKKYGFKDENAAE; encoded by the coding sequence ATGAAACAAGAGATTCATCCAGATTACCATCCAGTAGTATTTATGGATACAAGTACAGGATACAAATTCTTATCTGGTTCAACAGTTAATTCTGCTGAAACAGTTGAGTGGGAAGATGGTAACACTTACCCATTAATCCGTGTTGAGACTTCATCAGACTCACATCCATTCTACACTGGACGTCAAAAATTCACACAAGCAGATGGTCGTGTGGACCGTTTCAACAAAAAATACGGTTTCAAAGACGAAAACGCTGCAGAATAA
- the rho gene encoding transcription termination factor Rho: MSDNEQEHVKLHSLQAMTLKEIYQYAKAYKVPYYSQMNKKELIMAVLRAQEVSQGFMNVEGVLDITGSDFGFLRSINYSPSQEDIYISNSQIRRFGLRNGDLVSGTARPPKASERYLGLMHVYAVNGKDPDEAKERAHFPALTPVYPNEQLRLESTPGRLSARMIDLISPVGYGQRGLIVAPPKAGKTVLMKEIANGITANNPDVELIMLLIDERPEEVTDLERSIDGEVVSSTFDQRPENHVRIAELVLERARRLVEDKRDVVILMDSITRLARAYNLVEKPSGRTLSGGIDPAAFYKPKKFFGSARNIEDGGSLTILATALVDTGSRMDDMIYEEFKGTGNAEIHLSRDLAESRVFPAIDIRRSSTRKEELLHDEATLKVLWKLRQTMKGDMLVYTNEMLKEMKKTETNNQFIDRLDVFLSKGKNKGKS; this comes from the coding sequence ATGTCAGATAATGAGCAAGAACACGTGAAGTTGCATAGTTTGCAGGCCATGACTTTGAAGGAGATTTACCAGTATGCGAAGGCGTATAAGGTCCCTTATTATAGTCAAATGAATAAGAAAGAGCTGATTATGGCTGTCTTGCGGGCACAAGAGGTGAGTCAGGGCTTTATGAATGTCGAGGGTGTGCTTGATATTACGGGGTCTGATTTTGGTTTCTTGCGGTCGATTAATTATTCGCCTAGTCAGGAGGATATTTATATTTCAAATTCTCAGATTCGCCGGTTTGGTTTGCGGAATGGGGATTTGGTGTCGGGTACAGCTCGTCCGCCTAAGGCTTCTGAGCGGTATTTGGGTTTGATGCATGTGTACGCGGTGAATGGTAAGGACCCGGATGAGGCGAAGGAACGGGCGCATTTCCCAGCCTTGACCCCTGTTTATCCGAATGAACAGTTACGGTTGGAATCGACGCCTGGACGTTTGTCTGCGCGGATGATTGATTTGATTTCGCCTGTTGGTTACGGTCAACGTGGTTTGATTGTGGCACCTCCTAAGGCTGGTAAGACGGTCTTGATGAAGGAAATCGCCAACGGGATTACAGCTAATAATCCGGATGTTGAGTTGATTATGCTTTTAATTGATGAGCGGCCTGAAGAGGTAACGGATTTGGAGCGGTCAATTGATGGGGAAGTGGTTTCGTCTACTTTCGATCAACGACCTGAAAACCATGTGCGGATTGCGGAATTGGTTTTAGAAAGGGCTCGCCGTTTGGTGGAAGATAAGCGTGATGTGGTCATTTTGATGGATTCAATTACGCGTTTAGCCCGTGCTTACAACTTGGTTGAGAAGCCGAGTGGCCGGACGCTATCTGGTGGTATTGATCCAGCGGCTTTCTATAAGCCGAAGAAATTCTTTGGATCAGCCCGAAATATTGAAGATGGGGGTTCCTTAACTATTCTGGCGACAGCTTTAGTAGATACGGGTTCTCGTATGGATGATATGATTTATGAGGAGTTCAAGGGAACGGGTAACGCTGAGATTCACTTATCTCGTGACTTGGCAGAGTCTCGTGTCTTCCCAGCGATTGATATTCGTCGTTCGTCTACACGTAAGGAAGAGTTGTTGCATGATGAAGCAACCTTGAAAGTTTTATGGAAATTGCGCCAGACGATGAAGGGTGATATGTTGGTTTATACCAATGAAATGCTGAAGGAAATGAAGAAAACTGAAACCAATAATCAATTTATTGACCGGCTTGATGTCTTCTTATCCAAAGGGAAAAACAAGGGTAAATCATAA
- a CDS encoding UDP-N-acetylglucosamine 1-carboxyvinyltransferase encodes MEKFIIKGGNPLKGEITVSGAKNSAVALIPAAIMADSPVVIEGVPEIDDVFALIEILKDFNVDVDFNEHVMRIDPTNMENIPMPDGKIQSLRASYYFMGALLGKYGEGVVGLPGGCNLGPRPMDLHLKGFEALGAEVSNELGAMHLTTNGNGLTGTEIYLDVVSVGATINIMLAASRAKGTTVIENAAREPEIIDIAMLLNKMGAKIKGVGTSTIRIEGVDEMHGASHQQIPDRIEAGTYIAAAAAVGQGVTVNNVIAEHIESFLAKLREMGVKMDISDDAIYIHPNDGQLKAVDVKTAPYPGFATDLQQPVTPLLLTANGNGKLVDTIYPKRVKHVPELARMGANIEEHNDQITYNGPNQLTGATVTASDLRAGAGLVIAGLMAEGETELYGAGNILRGYDHIDEKLSALGADIQLVQYDYSTVN; translated from the coding sequence ATGGAAAAATTTATCATCAAGGGTGGTAATCCGTTAAAGGGTGAGATTACAGTTTCTGGAGCGAAGAATAGTGCAGTAGCGCTAATTCCTGCAGCGATTATGGCGGATTCACCGGTGGTAATTGAGGGCGTACCGGAAATTGACGACGTGTTCGCTTTAATTGAAATTTTGAAAGACTTTAATGTAGACGTTGATTTCAATGAGCACGTGATGCGTATTGACCCAACGAACATGGAAAATATCCCAATGCCTGATGGTAAGATCCAAAGCTTGCGCGCATCTTACTACTTCATGGGTGCCTTATTAGGTAAATACGGTGAGGGTGTTGTTGGTTTACCAGGTGGTTGTAACTTGGGTCCTCGTCCAATGGATTTACACTTAAAAGGTTTTGAAGCTTTAGGTGCTGAAGTAAGCAATGAATTAGGTGCTATGCATTTAACAACTAACGGTAACGGCCTAACTGGTACTGAAATTTACCTAGATGTTGTCAGCGTTGGTGCAACAATCAACATTATGTTGGCAGCTTCTCGCGCTAAAGGGACAACTGTCATTGAAAATGCAGCCCGCGAACCTGAAATCATTGATATTGCAATGCTTTTAAACAAAATGGGTGCTAAGATTAAAGGTGTGGGTACTTCTACTATCCGTATCGAAGGTGTGGACGAGATGCACGGTGCTTCTCACCAACAAATTCCTGACCGTATCGAAGCCGGCACTTATATTGCAGCTGCTGCGGCAGTTGGCCAAGGGGTTACTGTCAATAACGTCATTGCTGAACATATTGAAAGCTTCCTAGCGAAATTACGTGAGATGGGAGTCAAAATGGACATCAGCGATGATGCTATCTACATTCATCCAAATGATGGTCAATTAAAAGCTGTAGATGTTAAAACAGCACCATACCCAGGTTTTGCAACTGACTTACAACAACCTGTTACGCCATTATTATTAACAGCGAATGGTAACGGTAAATTAGTAGATACGATTTATCCAAAACGTGTGAAACATGTACCTGAGTTAGCGCGTATGGGTGCAAATATTGAAGAACACAATGACCAAATTACTTACAATGGTCCTAACCAATTAACAGGTGCAACTGTGACGGCTTCAGACTTACGTGCTGGTGCTGGTCTAGTGATTGCTGGGTTAATGGCTGAGGGTGAAACTGAATTATATGGTGCCGGTAATATTTTACGTGGTTATGACCATATCGATGAAAAATTGTCAGCTTTAGGTGCTGATATTCAATTGGTACAATACGATTATTCTACAGTAAACTAA
- the fba gene encoding class II fructose-1,6-bisphosphate aldolase, producing the protein MPLENMVDMLTKAKDGQYAVAQLNINNLEWTQAVLEAAQAENSPVILGVSEGAGKYMGGPEVVAAMVKALIETMEITVPVALHLDHGSSFETCKRAIDAGYTSVMIDGSHHPIDDNIAMTKQVVEYAHERGASVEGEIGTVGGTEDGVTAGINYADKEECKRIVEEAGIDALAAALGSVHGPYSGEPVLGFDEMKEISEYTNTPLVLHGGSGIPEEQVKKAIERGHAKINVNTELQVVFTAAVRENLNNDDKVYDPRKVLAPGKAAIVKTARETLRMFGSSNKA; encoded by the coding sequence ATGCCATTAGAAAACATGGTCGACATGCTGACAAAAGCGAAAGACGGTCAATATGCAGTAGCACAATTAAACATTAACAACTTGGAATGGACTCAAGCTGTTTTAGAAGCAGCCCAAGCAGAAAACTCACCAGTAATTTTAGGTGTTTCTGAGGGTGCTGGTAAATACATGGGTGGCCCAGAAGTTGTTGCCGCTATGGTTAAAGCTTTAATTGAAACAATGGAAATCACTGTTCCTGTTGCATTACATTTAGACCACGGTTCATCTTTTGAAACTTGTAAACGTGCAATCGACGCTGGATACACTTCAGTAATGATCGATGGTTCTCATCACCCAATTGATGACAACATCGCTATGACTAAACAAGTTGTAGAATACGCACACGAACGTGGCGCTTCTGTTGAAGGTGAAATCGGTACTGTTGGTGGTACTGAAGACGGCGTTACTGCTGGTATCAACTACGCAGATAAAGAAGAATGTAAACGTATCGTTGAAGAAGCTGGTATCGATGCATTAGCTGCAGCCTTAGGTTCAGTTCATGGTCCATACTCTGGCGAACCTGTTTTAGGTTTCGATGAAATGAAAGAAATTTCTGAATACACAAACACACCATTAGTATTACACGGTGGTTCAGGTATTCCAGAAGAGCAAGTTAAAAAAGCAATCGAACGCGGTCATGCGAAAATCAACGTAAATACTGAATTACAAGTCGTATTTACTGCTGCAGTTCGTGAAAACTTAAACAACGATGACAAAGTATACGACCCACGTAAAGTTTTAGCACCAGGTAAAGCTGCGATCGTTAAAACAGCACGTGAAACATTACGTATGTTTGGTTCATCAAACAAAGCATAA
- a CDS encoding NAD(P)H-dependent oxidoreductase — protein MKIVGIVGSTAEKSYNRLLLQYIQREFTDLFDLEILEIDQIPLFNQDNPELATEGPVHTLNRKIRQADGVIIATAEHNHTTPGPLKSALEWLSFTIHPLKNKPVKIIGASYLDQGTSRSQLHLRQILEAPGIDALVMPGQEFLLGNCKEAINANGDLVEPSTVSFLKGSLEKFMKYVESVQPLKDNPVFPEEDLTATKHCDTTIEGVDMTAPDWVEQAAARVGAVEGDTYVKLDRGLLTVDQLNWFLKTIPLELTYADENNQYIYYNRVKPGQDMFASRYEKDVGSPLGAVHPPRAVKNVSWVISQLRSGNMEGVHVHVPIHKENYVVHNYVAIHDEDGKYRGINEHVLDLQPVIEWYLEQTGQKLVKIEEDTTDASTSASMNGAWSHDDKNAVEADAKSGASDAEVADTTPAAIATDEDSSASQS, from the coding sequence ATGAAAATTGTTGGAATTGTTGGCTCAACTGCTGAAAAATCATATAACCGTTTATTGTTACAATATATTCAAAGAGAATTCACTGATTTATTTGATCTAGAGATTCTTGAAATTGACCAAATACCTTTATTTAACCAAGATAACCCGGAGTTAGCGACGGAGGGGCCTGTTCACACATTGAATCGGAAAATCCGCCAAGCAGATGGTGTGATTATTGCTACAGCGGAGCACAACCATACAACGCCAGGGCCTTTGAAGAGTGCATTGGAATGGTTATCCTTCACAATTCATCCATTGAAAAACAAACCTGTAAAAATCATCGGTGCTTCTTATCTAGATCAGGGAACATCACGATCACAATTACACTTACGTCAAATTCTTGAGGCACCAGGAATTGATGCTTTAGTCATGCCAGGGCAAGAGTTCCTATTAGGAAATTGTAAAGAGGCAATCAACGCTAATGGTGATTTAGTTGAACCTAGCACTGTAAGTTTCTTGAAAGGTAGCTTAGAGAAGTTTATGAAGTACGTTGAATCTGTTCAACCACTTAAAGATAACCCCGTATTCCCTGAGGAAGATTTAACTGCAACTAAGCATTGTGACACAACCATTGAAGGTGTAGATATGACCGCACCGGATTGGGTTGAGCAAGCTGCAGCAAGAGTGGGCGCTGTCGAAGGTGATACCTATGTGAAACTGGATAGAGGGTTGTTAACAGTAGACCAATTAAACTGGTTCCTAAAGACAATTCCTCTTGAATTGACTTATGCAGATGAAAATAACCAATACATCTATTATAATCGCGTGAAACCTGGTCAAGACATGTTTGCTTCTCGTTACGAAAAAGATGTTGGTAGCCCACTTGGTGCTGTTCACCCACCACGTGCTGTGAAGAACGTTTCTTGGGTAATCTCTCAATTGCGGTCAGGAAACATGGAAGGTGTTCATGTACACGTACCAATCCATAAAGAAAATTATGTTGTCCATAATTATGTGGCTATTCATGATGAAGATGGTAAGTATCGTGGAATCAACGAGCATGTTTTAGACTTGCAACCTGTAATTGAGTGGTATCTAGAACAAACAGGACAAAAGTTAGTGAAAATTGAGGAAGATACAACTGATGCTTCAACTAGCGCTTCAATGAATGGTGCATGGAGTCACGATGACAAAAACGCTGTGGAAGCTGATGCTAAAAGTGGTGCAAGTGATGCAGAAGTAGCAGATACAACCCCTGCAGCTATTGCTACTGATGAAGATTCGAGTGCTAGCCAGTCTTAG
- a CDS encoding NADPH-dependent FMN reductase, with amino-acid sequence MKHIIGIVGTNSKKSTNRKLLKYIQKHFADQAEIELLEIRDYPIFTKPEDKTLPNIVEEDAKKIEQADAVIISAAEYNHSITSSLTNALHWLSYYIYPLADKPIMITGASNGRLGSSRAQMHLRQILDSPDIRARVIPNSEFLLGNSLQAFDDDGDLSDQKSVEQLEAIFKEFIQFIDHTQEFTQLRTETKAAAENYEWTK; translated from the coding sequence ATGAAGCATATTATCGGAATCGTAGGTACAAATTCTAAGAAATCTACTAATAGAAAACTTCTGAAATATATTCAGAAACATTTTGCAGATCAAGCTGAAATTGAATTATTGGAAATCCGTGATTATCCAATATTTACTAAACCAGAAGATAAGACACTTCCAAATATTGTTGAAGAGGATGCTAAAAAAATCGAGCAAGCGGATGCGGTTATTATTAGTGCTGCAGAATATAATCATTCCATTACTTCTTCACTAACTAATGCCTTACATTGGTTAAGCTATTATATTTATCCCTTAGCAGATAAACCAATTATGATTACTGGTGCTTCTAACGGTCGTTTAGGATCTTCTAGAGCACAAATGCACTTGCGCCAAATTCTAGACTCACCAGATATTAGAGCACGTGTGATACCAAATTCAGAATTTTTATTAGGAAATTCTTTACAAGCTTTTGATGATGATGGTGATTTAAGTGACCAAAAATCTGTTGAACAATTAGAAGCTATTTTTAAAGAATTTATTCAATTTATTGATCATACACAAGAATTTACGCAGCTAAGAACTGAGACAAAAGCAGCTGCTGAAAACTACGAGTGGACCAAGTAG
- a CDS encoding FAD:protein FMN transferase, with translation MDFEQRHSINLMGTTIDLMVDHPNSHSLLLAAVHRLFQLEARFSANDPSSELMAVNQAAGIKAVQVHPELFHLIQIGKKESVASGRKLNIAIGPLVNLWRIGFSDYRKPSQQEIDDRLTLVDPNEIHLDEIEKTVYLAKPGMSIDLGALAKGYAADEIIAYFKDQGVTRASINLGGNLRFYGHRPSHTESTQWRIGIQDPDQTRGYNKAIVDLGNRSVVTSGDYVRVFEQDGHLYHHILDSTNGKPFQADVRSVTVVSESSLDGEIWTTRLFPLSKEAIINQAEQIDHIEVLVVDQQGQVTYTSGLEGKVELIC, from the coding sequence TTGGACTTTGAGCAACGGCATTCTATAAATTTGATGGGTACGACGATTGACCTAATGGTTGACCATCCAAATAGTCATTCTTTATTACTTGCTGCAGTCCATCGTTTGTTTCAATTGGAGGCCCGTTTTTCAGCAAATGATCCTTCGTCTGAATTGATGGCAGTGAATCAAGCTGCGGGGATAAAAGCAGTTCAGGTTCATCCAGAGTTATTTCATCTCATTCAAATTGGTAAAAAAGAGAGTGTTGCATCGGGACGAAAGCTAAATATAGCGATTGGGCCTTTAGTTAACTTGTGGCGGATTGGTTTTTCGGATTACCGTAAACCTAGCCAGCAAGAGATTGATGATCGGCTGACTTTAGTAGACCCGAATGAAATTCATCTGGATGAAATAGAGAAAACAGTTTACCTTGCTAAACCAGGTATGTCGATTGATTTAGGTGCGCTTGCAAAAGGGTATGCGGCAGATGAAATTATTGCTTATTTCAAAGATCAAGGCGTAACCAGGGCATCTATTAATCTTGGTGGTAACCTTCGATTCTATGGCCATCGACCCAGTCATACAGAAAGTACACAATGGCGTATAGGTATCCAAGATCCTGACCAAACGCGTGGTTATAACAAGGCCATTGTCGATTTAGGTAACCGATCGGTTGTAACGTCTGGGGATTATGTACGCGTATTCGAACAGGATGGACATCTCTACCATCATATTTTAGATTCCACAAATGGTAAGCCCTTTCAAGCGGACGTTCGCAGTGTTACTGTGGTAAGTGAATCTTCGTTAGATGGTGAGATTTGGACTACTCGATTGTTTCCCTTATCTAAGGAAGCAATTATCAATCAAGCAGAACAAATAGACCATATTGAAGTGTTGGTTGTTGACCAACAAGGACAAGTTACCTATACATCTGGTTTAGAGGGCAAAGTTGAACTTATTTGTTAG
- a CDS encoding YbaN family protein: MEMRTIKEKGFLIFGLLSVVLGSVGVILPVLPTTPFLLLAGWFFTRSSPRFKNWLESTRLYENYVGEFKRQGGISKRKKIHILMTTYLVMGLSMLLMPLRGVQIFVGVCGLIFGYCLLFRVDEV, from the coding sequence ATGGAAATGAGGACTATTAAAGAAAAGGGTTTTCTAATTTTTGGTTTGTTAAGTGTGGTCCTAGGGAGTGTAGGAGTCATATTGCCCGTTCTACCTACAACCCCTTTCTTGTTGCTTGCTGGCTGGTTTTTCACGCGAAGTTCACCGCGATTTAAAAACTGGTTAGAATCTACTCGTTTATATGAAAACTATGTAGGCGAATTTAAGCGACAGGGTGGTATCAGCAAACGCAAAAAAATTCATATCCTAATGACAACTTATCTTGTGATGGGTTTATCAATGTTACTTATGCCATTGAGAGGTGTACAAATTTTTGTAGGCGTTTGTGGTTTAATTTTTGGTTACTGTCTACTATTCAGGGTGGACGAGGTTTAA
- a CDS encoding MFS transporter codes for MEKTIEKNTRKDALQAEDHKLNKSQRNALIAAIIASGTDDLNVMFLSFSMSSIISQLGISSVAAGWIATITNLGMLAGGLLFGVLADRWDKMKVFYLTILTFSIATALIFFTPNIQYLYLLRFIAGIGVGGEYGVAISIMAGLVPAKQLGRISSLNGVVGQIGSISSALLAGFIVPTLDWRGLFLFGILPILVVVWAKLTIKEDELGINTDEVTEDLVGINKNEKPSISELFKTPGQTYQTIILMVMTTVQIAGYFGMMNWLPTIMQEQVGVTVSGSSTWMVTTILGMCLGMLTFGQILDRLGPRLSYGLYLIASAVSVYLFTFANSALTILIGGAIVGFFVNGMFAGYGAMISRLYPFKVNAIANNTILNVGRAVGGFSSVIIGFILDASGVGMVMLFLASLYLVSFIAMMSLPQLKQANYEQHQLNIRHKALDK; via the coding sequence ATGGAAAAAACGATTGAAAAAAATACAAGAAAAGATGCATTACAAGCGGAAGATCACAAATTAAACAAATCGCAACGTAATGCCTTGATTGCTGCTATTATTGCATCAGGGACAGATGATTTAAACGTGATGTTCTTATCATTTTCAATGTCATCTATCATCAGCCAACTAGGGATTTCAAGTGTAGCTGCCGGTTGGATTGCCACTATTACCAACTTAGGGATGCTAGCTGGAGGTTTACTATTCGGTGTCTTAGCTGACCGTTGGGACAAAATGAAGGTTTTCTACTTAACGATTCTAACTTTCTCTATCGCAACAGCTTTAATCTTCTTCACGCCAAATATTCAATACCTATATCTATTGCGCTTTATCGCGGGTATCGGGGTTGGTGGTGAGTACGGGGTGGCCATCTCGATTATGGCCGGACTTGTTCCTGCTAAGCAACTAGGCCGGATTTCATCCTTGAACGGGGTTGTCGGTCAAATCGGCTCAATTTCATCAGCCTTACTCGCAGGTTTTATCGTGCCAACGCTTGATTGGAGAGGCTTGTTCCTATTCGGTATCTTACCAATCCTAGTGGTGGTATGGGCGAAATTAACTATTAAGGAAGATGAATTAGGGATTAATACAGATGAAGTCACAGAAGACTTAGTAGGTATTAATAAAAATGAAAAACCTTCTATTAGCGAATTATTTAAGACACCAGGGCAAACCTATCAAACAATCATCTTAATGGTGATGACAACTGTTCAAATCGCTGGCTACTTTGGGATGATGAACTGGTTACCAACAATCATGCAAGAACAAGTTGGTGTGACGGTTTCTGGGTCATCTACTTGGATGGTAACGACAATCTTGGGTATGTGCTTGGGAATGCTGACATTTGGGCAAATTTTAGATAGACTAGGACCAAGATTGTCTTATGGTTTGTATTTAATTGCATCAGCAGTTTCAGTGTATCTGTTCACTTTTGCCAATTCAGCATTAACCATCTTAATCGGAGGCGCTATTGTAGGTTTCTTCGTAAACGGCATGTTCGCAGGCTACGGGGCAATGATTTCTCGTTTGTATCCATTTAAAGTGAATGCCATCGCCAATAACACTATTTTGAATGTTGGACGTGCAGTGGGTGGTTTTTCATCAGTTATCATTGGTTTTATCTTAGATGCTTCAGGTGTAGGTATGGTAATGCTTTTCTTAGCAAGCCTTTATCTAGTCAGCTTTATCGCCATGATGAGCTTGCCGCAACTAAAACAAGCGAACTATGAACAACATCAATTAAATATTCGTCATAAGGCGCTAGATAAGTAA
- the pyrE gene encoding orotate phosphoribosyltransferase — protein sequence MTVEKADLVAQKLLEIKAVNFSPEAPYTWASGLKAPIYTDNRLIMSYPSVRSTVEDALAELIKENFPDVDVIAGTATAGIPHAAFVSERLDLPMIYVRSSAKDHGKQNAIEGALEAGAKVVIIEDLISTGGSVITAADKIQEAGGEVIAAVAIFDYLLAASKDAFEQAGYPLVTLTNYVKILDYAVKDSKLSPYYDKLMEWYQDPKAWSEKHG from the coding sequence ATGACAGTAGAAAAGGCGGATTTAGTAGCACAAAAATTACTAGAAATTAAGGCAGTAAACTTTAGCCCTGAGGCACCATATACTTGGGCAAGCGGACTTAAAGCCCCGATTTATACAGATAACCGACTAATCATGTCATACCCAAGTGTGCGTTCAACAGTGGAAGATGCTTTGGCTGAATTAATCAAAGAAAACTTTCCTGATGTAGATGTGATTGCAGGGACAGCAACTGCTGGTATTCCTCATGCAGCCTTTGTAAGTGAACGTTTAGATTTACCAATGATTTATGTGCGTTCTTCTGCCAAAGATCACGGTAAACAAAATGCTATTGAAGGTGCTTTAGAAGCGGGCGCAAAAGTAGTGATCATTGAAGACTTGATTTCAACTGGTGGTAGCGTGATTACAGCAGCTGACAAGATTCAAGAAGCGGGCGGAGAAGTTATTGCAGCAGTAGCTATTTTTGACTATTTATTGGCAGCTTCAAAAGATGCTTTCGAACAAGCTGGCTATCCTTTAGTGACCTTGACAAACTACGTGAAGATTTTGGATTATGCAGTAAAAGATTCTAAATTATCACCGTACTATGACAAGTTGATGGAATGGTATCAAGATCCTAAAGCTTGGTCTGAAAAACACGGTTAA
- the pyrF gene encoding orotidine-5'-phosphate decarboxylase, translating to MDSKKPIIALDFPNQEEVFAFLDQFQGQQLNVKVGMELFYAGGTAFLKELQAKGHDIFLDLKLHDIPNTVERAMAILASTGVAMVNVHAAGGKEMMQAALRGLEAGSTGKRPMLISVTQLTSTSTEQMNEEQGIPGEVLDSVLRYAKLTKAAGLDGVVCSPLEAAAIKEACGEDFQTITPGIRLATSVADDQKRIMTPSQAAKGGSDYIVVGRPITQAENSKETYDQITNDWSGQ from the coding sequence ATCAGTTCCAAGGTCAACAATTAAATGTAAAAGTAGGTATGGAATTGTTTTATGCTGGTGGGACAGCTTTCTTAAAAGAGTTACAAGCAAAAGGCCACGACATTTTCTTAGACTTGAAATTACATGATATTCCAAATACGGTTGAGCGCGCAATGGCCATTTTAGCCAGTACTGGTGTTGCAATGGTCAATGTACATGCGGCAGGTGGGAAAGAGATGATGCAAGCAGCACTTCGTGGTTTAGAGGCAGGTTCGACAGGTAAACGCCCTATGTTAATTAGTGTCACTCAATTAACGTCCACTTCTACTGAGCAAATGAACGAAGAACAAGGTATTCCAGGTGAAGTATTGGATTCAGTATTGCGCTACGCTAAATTAACTAAAGCAGCAGGCCTTGATGGTGTGGTTTGTTCACCACTTGAAGCAGCAGCTATTAAAGAGGCTTGCGGGGAAGACTTCCAAACGATTACACCGGGTATCCGGCTAGCGACTTCTGTGGCAGACGACCAAAAACGGATCATGACGCCTAGCCAAGCAGCCAAAGGTGGTTCTGACTACATCGTTGTGGGACGACCAATTACACAAGCTGAAAATTCAAAAGAAACTTACGACCAAATCACAAATGATTGGTCTGGACAATAA